A part of Variovorax sp. HW608 genomic DNA contains:
- a CDS encoding Bug family tripartite tricarboxylate transporter substrate binding protein has product MNARRHFLAALAATTAVIAAPHTIAQNRPIRLVVPYAAGGPIDVTARALAEGVKDSLGTVIIDNKPGAGGNIGADMVAKAPPDGLTIGIAATATNAVNPWLYAKMPFNAATDFVPITQMVRVPNVLVMNADTAKRLHIDNLRDLIAYAKANPGKLNYGSGGNGSAGHLAGEMFKKEAGIFAVHIPYNGGNPAQLALLSGQVDFNFDNLATAAPNIRSGKLKAIAVTTNERSSALPDVPPVAATLKGFSIDTWWGLVAPAGTPPDVVAKLNRAFVAALKTPETKTRFASLLAEPVASSPEQFGAFMKSELAKYEKVVKATGAQVD; this is encoded by the coding sequence ATGAACGCCAGAAGACATTTCCTCGCCGCGCTGGCCGCCACCACGGCAGTCATCGCCGCGCCCCACACCATCGCCCAGAACCGTCCGATCCGCCTCGTCGTCCCCTATGCGGCAGGCGGCCCGATCGACGTCACCGCGCGCGCTCTCGCCGAAGGCGTGAAGGACTCGCTCGGGACGGTGATCATCGACAACAAGCCCGGCGCCGGCGGCAACATCGGCGCGGACATGGTCGCCAAGGCGCCGCCGGACGGCCTCACGATCGGCATCGCCGCGACCGCCACGAACGCGGTCAACCCCTGGCTCTACGCCAAGATGCCGTTCAACGCCGCAACCGACTTCGTGCCGATCACGCAGATGGTCCGCGTGCCCAACGTGCTGGTGATGAACGCGGACACGGCTAAGCGGCTCCACATCGACAACCTGCGCGACCTGATCGCCTACGCCAAGGCGAATCCCGGCAAGCTCAACTACGGCAGCGGCGGCAACGGCAGCGCCGGGCACCTGGCCGGCGAGATGTTCAAGAAGGAAGCGGGCATCTTCGCGGTGCACATTCCGTACAACGGCGGCAATCCGGCGCAGCTCGCGCTGTTGTCGGGCCAGGTCGACTTCAATTTCGACAACCTCGCCACCGCCGCGCCCAACATCCGTTCAGGCAAGCTGAAGGCCATCGCCGTCACCACCAACGAGCGCAGCAGCGCGCTGCCCGACGTTCCGCCGGTCGCCGCGACGCTGAAGGGTTTCTCGATCGACACCTGGTGGGGCCTGGTCGCGCCGGCGGGCACGCCGCCGGACGTGGTGGCCAAGCTCAATCGGGCCTTCGTGGCGGCGCTCAAGACGCCGGAGACGAAGACCCGTTTCGCTTCGTTGCTCGCCGAGCCCGTCGCCAGCTCGCCCGAGCAGTTCGGCGCGTTCATGAAGAGCGAACTCGCCAAGTACGAAAAGGTGGTGAAGGCGACAGGCGCCCAGGTCGACTGA